From the genome of Cytobacillus firmus, one region includes:
- a CDS encoding DEAD/DEAH box helicase, protein MDIKLTHKMIKEMCGTVSFKRGDAFFRNDKVTINKYNGDICKATVSAGEEFYVEVEKTSSNGFKTTCSCPKLASFDKECQHAAAVLLAIHDMQQYRLPALSAGSLEASHEHALTDSLMTLFSEQPGRSSGHQLHFENRQVLQPEFTCLPVHLGKGHYLFAIKISIGPMAVLDIRQFLHSVKVGSPSLLSLSFSYDPALHCFPPEADAVLQQLIQVIHDESIYINALMDDFDYTASKHMLLIPPSSWERLKPALAFAEKVKLEITGKTFDRMTFSEDRLPLRFELAETKNHCYLHVKGLDRLLILDSYSAVLSGGKFITLRKDEGKRLYDLTQMLEAAGKNKIPIAAEQMEMFLEKVVPGLRKLGDVHISEDMSHRFMKTPLTAKLYLDRLRNRLLAGIEFHYENIVINPLESREPKGGTRIIRDVALEDEILLLMEESSFAKTDGGYFLQNEELEYEFLYHVVPKLQKLVKLYATTAVRNRIFRENAKPQIRIKMKKERTNWLEFKFELTGIADQEIRDVLFALEEKRKYYRLKNGALLSLETREFEEIQRFLKAVPEQAEDLESGLNMPIVSGLRMLDAAGDQEVFCHEESFRTFLAELENPSCLQIPVPEKLDSILREYQKSGYKWLKTMAHYGFGGVLADDMGLGKTLQSIAFIQSELKDIRESTRPALIVCPSSLTYNWLSELTKFTPDIQAIVIDGNQKERAELQMDLSGVDVVITSYPLVLKDIKWYEMQEFHTVFFDEAQVFKNPVTQTARAVKKINAKYRFALTGTPVENSAEELWSIFHVVFPELFGGLKDYGNLTRKTIARRVRPFMLRRLKENVLSELPEKMELIDSSELLPDQKKLYAAYLAKLREDTLKHLNKDTIRKNRIRILAGLTRLRQICCHPALFVDGYKGSSAKFEQLKRIIEESRLSGRRVLIFSQFTKMLDLIGRELALMDLPFFYLDGQTPSGDRVEICRRYNEGERDFFLISLKAGGTGLNLTGADTVILYDLWWNPAVEEQAADRAHRIGQKNTVQVIKLLSSGTVEEKMNELQDKKKNLIEEIIDSNESAAGSLTEEDLREILMI, encoded by the coding sequence GTGGATATTAAATTGACTCACAAAATGATAAAAGAAATGTGCGGTACTGTCTCCTTCAAAAGAGGGGACGCGTTTTTCAGGAATGATAAAGTAACGATAAATAAATACAATGGTGATATATGTAAGGCAACGGTATCTGCTGGTGAAGAGTTTTATGTTGAAGTAGAGAAAACTTCAAGTAATGGGTTTAAAACTACATGCAGCTGTCCCAAGCTTGCATCATTTGATAAAGAGTGCCAGCATGCTGCGGCTGTACTGCTGGCAATTCATGATATGCAGCAATATAGATTGCCAGCCCTATCAGCTGGAAGCCTTGAAGCTTCTCATGAACACGCCTTAACTGATAGCCTTATGACACTTTTCAGTGAACAGCCGGGAAGGTCAAGCGGACACCAGCTTCATTTTGAAAACAGGCAAGTCCTCCAGCCTGAGTTTACGTGTCTGCCTGTTCATTTGGGAAAAGGGCATTATTTGTTTGCCATTAAAATTTCTATCGGCCCAATGGCTGTCTTGGATATCCGTCAATTTCTCCATTCAGTTAAAGTGGGGAGTCCAAGCCTATTATCACTTTCTTTTTCCTATGATCCCGCCCTGCATTGTTTCCCTCCGGAAGCGGATGCAGTCCTTCAGCAGCTGATACAGGTAATACACGATGAATCTATCTATATCAATGCTTTAATGGATGATTTTGATTATACAGCATCGAAGCATATGCTCTTAATCCCTCCATCATCCTGGGAACGGCTGAAGCCTGCTTTGGCGTTTGCTGAAAAAGTAAAGCTTGAAATAACAGGAAAAACATTTGATCGGATGACTTTTTCAGAGGACCGGCTGCCACTGCGATTTGAACTGGCCGAAACAAAAAATCATTGTTATTTACATGTTAAAGGACTGGATCGGCTGCTGATCCTGGATTCGTATAGTGCGGTTCTATCCGGCGGAAAATTCATCACCCTCAGGAAAGATGAAGGTAAGCGTCTGTATGATTTAACACAGATGCTTGAGGCTGCCGGAAAAAACAAAATCCCTATAGCTGCTGAACAAATGGAGATGTTTCTGGAAAAAGTGGTTCCTGGATTAAGAAAACTGGGGGATGTCCATATTTCTGAAGACATGTCACACAGGTTTATGAAAACGCCTTTGACTGCCAAGCTGTACCTGGACCGTCTGCGGAACCGGCTGCTGGCAGGAATTGAATTTCATTATGAAAATATCGTGATTAATCCGCTGGAGAGCAGAGAGCCGAAGGGCGGCACGCGGATAATTAGAGATGTGGCATTAGAGGATGAGATCCTTCTGCTTATGGAGGAAAGCTCTTTTGCCAAGACGGATGGCGGCTATTTTCTTCAGAATGAAGAGCTGGAATATGAATTCCTTTATCACGTTGTCCCTAAACTGCAGAAACTGGTGAAACTATATGCGACTACGGCTGTCAGAAACCGGATTTTCAGGGAGAATGCCAAACCGCAGATACGGATAAAAATGAAAAAGGAGCGGACCAATTGGCTGGAATTCAAGTTTGAATTGACCGGCATAGCTGACCAGGAGATACGGGATGTATTATTTGCACTTGAGGAGAAACGAAAATACTATCGCCTGAAAAATGGCGCGCTCCTTTCTTTGGAAACACGGGAATTTGAGGAAATCCAGCGTTTTCTGAAAGCTGTGCCCGAGCAGGCAGAGGATCTGGAAAGCGGTTTGAACATGCCGATTGTATCTGGTCTTAGAATGCTGGACGCAGCTGGTGATCAGGAAGTGTTCTGTCATGAGGAATCTTTTCGGACGTTTTTGGCGGAGCTTGAGAATCCATCATGCCTGCAGATTCCTGTGCCGGAAAAACTGGATTCTATTTTAAGGGAATACCAGAAAAGTGGATATAAATGGTTAAAGACAATGGCGCATTATGGATTTGGCGGCGTTTTGGCTGATGATATGGGACTTGGGAAGACACTGCAAAGCATTGCTTTTATTCAGTCTGAGCTTAAGGATATTCGGGAAAGTACCCGCCCTGCCCTTATTGTGTGCCCATCATCCTTAACGTACAACTGGTTAAGCGAACTGACGAAGTTCACTCCGGACATCCAGGCAATTGTCATCGATGGAAATCAAAAAGAACGGGCTGAGCTTCAGATGGATTTATCCGGCGTTGATGTGGTGATTACTTCCTATCCGCTGGTGCTGAAAGATATAAAGTGGTATGAAATGCAGGAATTTCACACAGTATTTTTCGACGAAGCACAGGTATTTAAAAATCCGGTTACCCAAACAGCGAGAGCAGTAAAGAAAATCAATGCGAAATATCGGTTTGCATTAACAGGCACACCCGTTGAAAATTCAGCAGAAGAGCTGTGGTCTATTTTTCATGTTGTCTTCCCTGAATTGTTTGGCGGGTTAAAGGATTACGGTAATTTAACAAGGAAGACGATTGCGAGAAGAGTTCGCCCCTTCATGCTCAGGAGGCTGAAAGAAAATGTTCTTTCAGAGCTGCCTGAAAAGATGGAGCTGATTGATTCGTCTGAATTGCTGCCTGATCAAAAGAAGCTCTATGCTGCATACCTGGCAAAACTGAGAGAAGATACCTTAAAGCATTTAAATAAAGACACAATCAGAAAGAACCGCATAAGAATCCTTGCCGGTTTGACGAGGCTTCGCCAGATTTGCTGCCACCCTGCTTTGTTTGTGGATGGATATAAAGGGAGTTCAGCAAAATTTGAACAGCTGAAGAGAATTATTGAAGAATCCAGGTTGTCTGGCAGACGTGTTCTGATCTTTTCACAATTCACTAAAATGCTGGACCTTATTGGCAGAGAACTGGCCCTTATGGATTTGCCGTTTTTTTACCTGGATGGACAGACACCTTCGGGGGACCGGGTGGAAATCTGCCGCCGGTATAATGAGGGGGAGCGCGATTTTTTCCTGATTTCATTGAAGGCAGGCGGTACAGGCCTCAATCTGACTGGTGCTGATACCGTCATCTTATACGATCTGTGGTGGAACCCTGCCGTTGAGGAACAGGCAGCCGACCGGGCCCACCGCATAGGACAGAAAAACACCGTCCAGGTTATAAAATTATTATCGAGTGGCACCGTCGAAGAAAAGATGAATGAACTGCAGGATAAAAAGAAAAACCTGATCGAGGAAATCATCGATTCGAATGAAAGTGCAGCAGGAAGTCTGACGGAAGAGGATTTACGGGAGATCTTGATGATTTAG